The Acanthochromis polyacanthus isolate Apoly-LR-REF ecotype Palm Island chromosome 5, KAUST_Apoly_ChrSc, whole genome shotgun sequence genome includes a window with the following:
- the LOC110964992 gene encoding deoxyribonuclease-1-like has product MKVAAFNAKNLGQKKVTDKTVVHYLTKIMSRYSVVVILEVMDKSGEAMEKLLQELNSAGNNRQHPYSMIASRQLGRDTYKEQFVCFYREEDLKLKACHQYEDNQAGDEDAFAREPFILHFSCPTAAVKNLVLIPVHTKPDDSEKELDELHDVVKAVRRKWKTDNIMILGDFNADGRYLSKKKKRDIRINSAPYHWLIEDEVDTTSSNLNDNTYDRIVVYGQTMLDTIVPGSAKSFNFQTEFKLSDEETLSISDHYPVEVELKSRQRDEAPRKRRMAVPRATNRTSIKGQTQKKAPQKKKKAKLAGPQKKENAAAKRKRGRPLATSNTSTKRRRQDKR; this is encoded by the exons ATGAAGGTAGCAGCCTTTAATGCTAAGAACCTCGGACAGAAAAAAGTCACAGACAAGACGGTCGTCCACTACCTCACCAAG ATCATGTCTCGGTACAGCGTGGTGGTGATACTGGAGGTGATGGATAAGAGCGGTGAAGCCATGGAGAAGTTACTGCAAGAACTCAACAGCGCTGG CAATAACAGACAGCATCCCTACTCCATGATCGCCAGCCGCCAGCTGGGACGGGACACATACAAGgagcagtttgtttgtttctacaG GGAGGAAGATCTGAAGTTGAAGGCCTGCCACCAGTATGAAGACAACCAAGCTGGAGACGAAGACGCCTTCGCTAGAGAGCCCTTCATCCTGCACTTCAGCTGCCCCACTGCAG CTGTGAAGAACCTGGTCCTGATCCCAGTTCACACCAAACCAGACGACTCTGAGAAGGAGCTGGACGAGCTGCACGATGTGGTCAAAGCCGTCAGGAGGAAATGGAAAACTGAT AACATCATGATTTTGGGGGACTTCAATGCAGATGGGCGATATCTgtccaagaagaagaagagagataTCCGCATTAACTCTGCTCCCTACCACTGGCTGATAGAAGACGAGGTGGACACCACGAGTAGCAACCTGAATGACAACACCTACGACAG GATCGTGGTGTACGGACAGACCATGCTGGACACCATCGTCCCCGGCTCAGCCAAATCTTTCAACTTCCAGACAGAGTTCAAGCTGAGCGATGAGGAG ACTCTCAGCATCAGCGACCACTATCCTGTGGAGGTGGAGCTGAAGAGCAGGCAGAGGGATGAAGCaccgaggaagaggaggatggcaGTTCCTAGAGCAACAAACAGGACATCCATCAAAGGACAAACTCAGAAGAAAg caccacagaagaagaagaaggccaAGCTGGCAGGACCACAGAAGAAGGAGAACGCAGCAGCAAAAAGGAAGCGTGGACGGCCGTTAGCTACGTCCAATACATCAACAAAGAGAAGACGTCAGGACAAACGTTAA
- the sec13 gene encoding protein SEC13 homolog, with amino-acid sequence MVSVINTVDTSHEDMIHDAQMDYYGTRLATCSSDRTVKIFDVRNGGQILVADLRGHEGPVWQVAWAHPMFGNILASCSYDRKVIIWKEENGAWDKMYEYTGHESSVNSVCWGPYDFGLILACGSSDGAISLLTFTGDQQWDIKKISNAHTIGCNAVSWAPAVVPGSLIDQPSGQKPNYVKRFVSGGCDNLVKLWKEEDGQWKEDQKLEAHSDWVRDVGWAPSIGLPTSTIASCSQDGRVFIWTCDDPAGNTWTAKLLHKFNDVVWHVSWSITGNILAVSGGDNKVTLWKESMDGQWACISDVSKGQGAVSTITDTQQNEQ; translated from the exons ATG GTTTCCGTTATTAACACGGTGGACACCTCCCACGAGGACATGATC CACGATGCCCAGATGGACTACTACGGCACTCGTCTGGCCACCTGTTCCTCCGACCGAACTGTCAAGATCTTTGATGTTCGGAATGGAGGACAGATCCTGGTCGCAGACCTTAGAGG CCATGAGGGCCCCGTGTGGCAGGTCGCCTGGGCTCACCCAATGTTCGGCAACATCTTGGCTTCTTGCTCCTACGATCGCAAAGTCATCATCTGGAAGGAGGAGAACGGAGCCTGGGACAAGATGTACGAGTACACCGGACACGAGTCTTCAG TGAACTCGGTCTGCTGGGGTCCCTATGACTTTGGTCTGATCTTGGCCTGTGGCAGCTCAGATGGAGCGATTTCCCTCCTCACCTTCACTGGAGACCAGCAGTGGGACATCAAGAAGATCAGTAACGCGCACACT ATTGGCTGTAACGCAGTGAGTTGGGCTCCTGCTGTAGTTCCAGGCAGTCTGATCGATCAGCCGTCAGGACAGAAACCAAACTACGTCAAACGCTTCGTGTCCGGAGGCTGCGACAACCTGGTCAAACTGTGGAA AGAGGAGGACGGTCAGTGGAAGGAGGATCAGAAGCTCGAGGCTCACAGTGATTGGGTGAGAGACGTCGGTTGGGCTCCTTCTATTGGTCTTCCCACCAGCACCATTGCCAGCTGCTCTCAG GACGGTCGTGTTTTTATCTGGACCTGTGATGACCCTGCAGGCAACACCTGGACGGCTAAACTCCTCCACAAGTTCAACGATGTGGTGTGGCATGTCAGCTGGTCCATCACTGGGAATATCCTGGCTGTTTCTGGAGGAGACAACAAG GTGACGCTGTGGAAGGAGTCGATGGACGGTCAGTGGGCGTGCATCAGTGATGTCAGCAAAGGCCAGGGCGCCGTGTCCaccatcacagacacacagcagaacgagcagtga